A region of the Pseudorasbora parva isolate DD20220531a chromosome 18, ASM2467924v1, whole genome shotgun sequence genome:
ttaaaactatttatcAATATGTATTAAGTTCATATTTGGCAAAGAAATGTGTTCTATGATGTATTTTATAGATTGATATATAGATGTGCGTTTTTGTTGTACTAAAGGCTGGAGCGGTTGCTtgcaaaatgtaaatatatttcaagGACTGTGACACTGGAAAAAGTTGTAAAGTTTGACGTTAACAATAATACgggtaatttatttaatttgttgaTATATGCTACATCTCAGGTTTGTTTGTTAATGCCAAACCATTGTGGTGGATAACTAGTAAGAGTGGATGAAATCACTTGTTCTGCCATCTCTTTAATGCTGAATATACTTCGATATATCACCAGGAAAACGgaacaatttatttaattgaTACTTTCATAGCCTTGCAATTCATCACTGCCTTTGATGTACATATTTCTTGATTGTAAAGTTGTCTTTTGTCATTATTGGAtttgaacccccccccccccccccccctttataTTCCATCTGCTGGTCTTGTATGTAAAACAACATTCAGTCTCTGCTAAACTTGTGGGGAAGCAAATATGCAGATGGATAACAAGTGCTATTGCTGTACTATCAGTCTTGCTGTGCTTTATGTGTTTCATTCCTTTTTTAAGATCCTAGTTGTATATATTTATAGCTGTTTACATAGTTTGAGTAATGGATGAACtgtttaaatactttttaaaacaatcaagtttttatCTTTTTTCTATAATTTTGTGGTCAAAATAAAAGATTTTCTGGCTGAAGCTAGTTATGTTTTGAATCAaactggggggaaaaaaatcagttttaaaCAAGTGTTCTAAGTGGTAGAAATTTTATCTTTGTAATCAACTTTGGTTTCAAATGGTTTTGAAAAACTTTTCTGACATATTCAACAAAAGTCTAAATTTAAAGAACTTGTTTGGTTTAACCATCAATTAAACTGTAcactattaaaaacaaaaatcaatgggtgcaatgtactgtataaatatgtatattgtAAATAGCtctttacaggtgttttacctgtattttgaattacacattgcattatgTTGTGTTTTAAGTGTTCACCCCCTTTCCAAGtattataatggcagcccacaATTTGAACCCCAAAAAAGTACatccattcattataaaagtacttCACATGGCTCCGGGGGATAAAGGcattctgaagtgaatcgatggatatttttcttacaaaatcccatatttaacacattataaagtaaaatataatgACTTCCGACGgaccgccttctgtattcaactcacacacaaaaaaacttttttaggtgaactatccctttaatgcttcttaaaaataaaacctttttcaaatattaattattaattcaaaatatatttttattaagtcAAACCTAATTATACAGCCTGAACTAGACTTGCATTACATCAAAAAGGTTCAttatattacataaaaatacaccCAGTTGTATCGCTCATAGATTTTTGattactttttgttttttttactacaaattttgtaataataaaaaacatgctCATCACTGGTGTATCCAAGTCATGGCCTATACAAATACCATTTCtgttttttcacaagaaataGTCAAATCAGGACTTAAGCTATATTGCTAGAGTCTCGTTTACAAAATCTTGCTCCACAATTCAGGGCATCCAGTCTCATCATATCCTTCTCACTTAACTCGAAGTCAAACACCTGTGCATTCTCCTGCACTCTGCTCGGCTTCGAGGACCGAGGCAGAATCGAGATGCCTTGCTGCACAGCCCACCTCAGGAGTACCTGGGCAGGGGTTCGACCACAGCTCCTCCCTATATCCATTACCTCTGGCTCCTTAAGGAGAGCTCCTTTACCCAGAGAAGAGTAGGCCTGGAAGTGAATGCCTGTCTCCATACATAAATCCCTCAATTCCCTCTGGATCAGCTTCGGTTgacactccatctgaaagactgCTGGGGGCACGTGGCAACTCATGAGCAGCTCCCTAATGTGCTTTGAGGTGTAGTTTGAAACCCCTATGGCCTTGAATCGCCCACTGGCATAGAACTCTTCTAGGGTCGCCCAGCTCTGCGCCCGATACTCTGAGTGGCGAGAATCCAATGGGTCAAGACCCTGCATCCCAGGCCAGTGCACCAGATAGAGGTCGATGTATTCACAGTCTAGTTGCTCCAGACTCCTCAGGCAGCCTTCCTTTGCCTTCGGCCCATGATCAAATGGGGCAAGCTTGCTGATGATGAACACATCTTTACGGTTTAGACCATACATGGGCAACAGCTCTTTGAGGACTTGCCCTAGAAGTGCCTCATTTTCATAGACCGCAGCTGTGTCAAAGGCTCGGTATCCTGCTTGAAGAGCAGAGCTAACAGACCCTTTCAGCTGCTCATGGTCCTGTAGCTTGTATGTGCCCAAACCCAAAAGTGGCATCTGCACTCCTGACTTCAGCATTACTGATGGTACtatcatttttataatattgCTTAAATTTAGCCctgaaaaaaattgaaaataagaaattagtttttaaaaaataaatacatttggccattttttttttttttgtaacacaTTAAAGCTATAATATAGCGGAAGTAGCTACACATCTTCTGTATTGTGAAGTGCATCTGAGTGAAACAGGTTATCGAAAAAAGAAGGATGGGAACTTCAGTTGTTATCCAATGGAGAGCTTGTAAGAAAAGTGTCGGGTTAAGGTTGACTGATGGGAAAATTGTAGTACTCAAGACTGGTCTTAAAACTGGTCTTTTTGacagtcttggtcttgtctcggTCTCGACCACATTTGTACTCAGTCTTGCCTCAGTCTCAGATTTAGGATTTTGTTtcaagaccggtcaagaccacGACTGCTGGGATATCACTAAATTACCagtgcattgtctgatttatttattatgtcattaatgtaaTTGTATGTAAAACTTACtgcttcatttatttattgtgccGATTCAGAAATTAATACGGGATTTGCAAAACTgtcacacatttttttatacaaatgcacacaaaattcaagatattGTTGCAAAAAGTTATTGAATGAGATTTGGATGCATAACGAATACATCTTCTGTACCACctctgtacactgtaaaaaatttttttgtgattttgttatttcaacaaaaaatttTCAGTAGAGATAACTAGATTGTCCAGACAACAAGGCATTTTAAGTTTTCTTGTCCTCAACTAGACTGAAAGTTAAGTGAACAagtataattgttgttttaactcaaaaacataTGTTGAAATAACTACACTAGATTTTCTGTTGAATGAACAagtataattgttgttttaacttaaaaacataaGTTGAACTGTTCTGGATTTTACTCCAATTATACTTTAGTCTGTTTATTTAACTACAGTAAACTAAACTTAATCTACTATGTGCAGCTGATTTATATACAACACTCTAATTATATggatatgagcacatttatttaacttaccGTATTTAATACGTACCATTCCACACCATATAAACCAAGTCATAATTCAAGGAGTCAATTAGTAAAGAGTTTTTGTATTAACACGGCTTGTGAAAACAGCGCCATCTGGCGGAGAGGATAATTATGTACATCCAGGAAATGCACGTGCTGTATGCGCGCGCCCCCGTATCCCCTCCCCCACCGACTGACAGACCAGACGCCATTTCCATTCAATCGCAATGCTGAGCAAATGAGTAGTGTTTACACCGGCATAGTGTTTTATCTCATTAACAGTATGAagtttataacattatattgtggtaggatggtgtgtgtgtgtgtgtgcgtgtgtgtgtgtgtgtccgtgcgcACCTAAACTTAGAGATATCTTCTTTGACTCGCGGTGCAGAGCGGAGGATAGAAACAGGCGACTGAGGCGAGATAACTTTTTTACAGGGGAATATTATAAAGTAAGTGTTTTATCTCATTTACCATTTGTTTTTCATATTCATTGATTTATACCAATATGTaacttatttgctgtgcgcgagCCAAAAATTTTCTCTCAGGGGACATGACTCACCGTGCAGTGCAGACATGGAGTTTACTTATAACCAAGATAACACAAAGTAAGTTACGTGTTTAACCTCATCTACAAAGTGtatttatgacattatattgttttataattatatttgtgtgtgtgtgtgcgtgtgtgtgttgtgctcccAGAGGCGTTGAAATACAGAGTTCCTAACGTTACACGCTTTTACCTCGCGGGGTTCATGGAGCTCTCAACAACTCGCGCCGTCTATTTGTTCGAATGGTTAGAGGTGGACAGCAGT
Encoded here:
- the zgc:110782 gene encoding uncharacterized oxidoreductase YtbE, whose translation is MIVPSVMLKSGVQMPLLGLGTYKLQDHEQLKGSVSSALQAGYRAFDTAAVYENEALLGQVLKELLPMYGLNRKDVFIISKLAPFDHGPKAKEGCLRSLEQLDCEYIDLYLVHWPGMQGLDPLDSRHSEYRAQSWATLEEFYASGRFKAIGVSNYTSKHIRELLMSCHVPPAVFQMECQPKLIQRELRDLCMETGIHFQAYSSLGKGALLKEPEVMDIGRSCGRTPAQVLLRWAVQQGISILPRSSKPSRVQENAQVFDFELSEKDMMRLDALNCGARFCKRDSSNIA